The following coding sequences are from one Virgibacillus necropolis window:
- a CDS encoding exo-beta-N-acetylmuramidase NamZ family protein, translating into MVMLVSILVMTTMSGVSADNNGKHKGHHKNKKFQLGVEVLLDEQKDLLEGQRVGLITNPTGVDQELNSIVDLLHNDPDINLTALYGPEHGVRGSAQAGEYVDYYIDKNTGLPVFSLYGETRKPTPEMLENVDVLVFDIQDVGTRFYTYIYTMAYAMEAAQENNIPFIVLDRPNPLSGTKVEGPVLDPEYASFVGKYPIPLRHGMTVGELAKFFNTEFNIGADLTVVEMDGWKRNMHYDDTPLEFVMPSPNMPTPETAMVYPGAALIEGTNVSEGRGTTKPFELIGAPFINSTELATTLNDLNLPGVAFRAASFTPAFSKHSGTLSHGIQIHVTKKEAFHPIETGLHIVKTIHDLYPEDFAFRAENSSGVSFFDNLIGNGWIREAIENGESVESMKEQWQEDLNEFKEVREEYLLY; encoded by the coding sequence ATGGTAATGTTAGTATCTATTTTGGTAATGACTACTATGTCAGGAGTTTCTGCAGATAATAATGGCAAGCACAAAGGACATCACAAGAACAAAAAATTCCAATTAGGGGTTGAAGTATTACTGGATGAACAAAAGGATTTGCTCGAGGGACAACGTGTGGGATTAATCACCAATCCAACAGGAGTTGACCAGGAGTTAAATAGTATTGTCGATCTTCTGCACAATGATCCTGATATCAACTTAACAGCATTGTATGGCCCGGAACACGGTGTTCGTGGCAGTGCCCAGGCAGGTGAATATGTAGATTACTATATTGATAAAAATACTGGTTTACCTGTATTTAGTTTATACGGAGAAACTCGTAAACCAACACCTGAAATGTTAGAAAACGTTGATGTACTCGTATTCGATATTCAAGATGTTGGAACAAGATTTTACACGTATATCTATACTATGGCATATGCAATGGAAGCTGCTCAAGAAAACAATATCCCTTTTATTGTGTTGGATCGGCCTAACCCTCTAAGTGGAACTAAAGTTGAAGGACCAGTTCTAGATCCAGAATATGCATCATTCGTTGGAAAATATCCAATTCCATTACGCCATGGTATGACAGTTGGAGAACTAGCAAAATTTTTTAATACGGAGTTTAACATTGGAGCAGATTTAACTGTAGTAGAAATGGATGGTTGGAAGCGGAACATGCACTATGATGACACCCCACTTGAGTTCGTGATGCCGTCACCTAACATGCCAACACCTGAAACAGCAATGGTCTACCCTGGTGCAGCGTTGATTGAGGGTACAAACGTTTCAGAAGGACGAGGTACGACAAAGCCGTTCGAATTAATTGGTGCACCATTCATTAACAGCACAGAATTAGCAACAACTTTAAATGACTTAAATTTACCTGGAGTAGCATTCCGTGCAGCATCATTCACACCAGCATTCTCAAAGCATAGTGGTACATTAAGCCATGGCATACAAATTCATGTGACTAAAAAAGAAGCCTTCCATCCAATAGAAACGGGTCTGCACATCGTGAAAACGATCCATGATTTATATCCTGAAGACTTCGCTTTCCGAGCAGAAAACAGTTCAGGTGTATCATTCTTCGATAACTTAATCGGAAATGGCTGGATTCGAGAAGCGATTGAAAACGGCGAGTCAGTTGAATCAATGAAGGAACAATGGCAAGAGGATTTAAACGAGTTTAAAGAGGTTAGAGAAGAGTATTTATTGTATTAA
- a CDS encoding carbohydrate ABC transporter permease, giving the protein MTQRISRLLMKTVIRIPLIVWSLVVLYPIVWMFLGAFKSNGEIFASPWALPETFNFGNFVTAWTDYNIGSSFMNSLFVTVLGTALCLVFAIPTSYAIERIKFRSSKILFNTYLSAMMIPMVLGWIPLFFLLLKFNMLDNLWALSLVYAVTQIPFSIFILTSFMSSIPKELEEAAAIDGMSQYGILLKVVTPLLTTGIITVSIMNAVTFWNEYFMALIFLQTDGNYTLGLAMDLMNREAQYTNAWGALFAGLSIAIIPVMIIYAIFQRWIVKGMMEGALKG; this is encoded by the coding sequence ATGACTCAGAGAATTAGTAGACTATTAATGAAAACTGTTATTCGTATTCCATTAATAGTATGGTCGCTGGTTGTTCTGTACCCAATTGTATGGATGTTCTTGGGAGCGTTTAAATCAAATGGGGAAATTTTTGCATCACCATGGGCATTGCCAGAAACATTCAACTTTGGCAACTTTGTCACAGCATGGACGGATTATAACATCGGATCCAGTTTTATGAACAGTTTATTTGTAACTGTGCTCGGTACGGCGTTGTGTCTAGTATTTGCTATACCAACCTCATATGCAATTGAACGAATCAAATTTCGGTCTAGTAAAATATTATTTAATACATATTTATCTGCAATGATGATTCCGATGGTACTAGGATGGATTCCATTGTTTTTCCTTCTATTAAAATTTAATATGCTAGATAACTTATGGGCTTTGTCACTTGTTTATGCAGTAACACAAATTCCTTTCAGCATATTTATTTTGACTAGCTTTATGAGCAGCATTCCTAAAGAATTGGAGGAAGCAGCCGCAATTGATGGTATGTCACAATATGGCATTCTATTAAAAGTGGTTACGCCATTATTAACGACTGGGATTATTACCGTTTCGATCATGAATGCTGTTACGTTCTGGAATGAGTATTTTATGGCGTTGATTTTCCTACAAACAGATGGGAATTATACGCTCGGGTTAGCAATGGATTTAATGAACAGAGAAGCGCAGTACACAAACGCCTGGGGTGCTTTGTTTGCCGGCCTTTCTATTGCTATTATTCCGGTCATGATTATCTACGCAATTTTCCAGCGCTGGATTGTTAAAGGAATGATGGAAGGGGCATTAAAAGGATAG
- a CDS encoding serine hydrolase domain-containing protein, with the protein MHRKLFFASLSVILTSSLLVTTAIPVSASPPPTIEKQNKKKAQERPHPVFSWGTPGPTSPVLHPGSARGAGMMQRPLNEIDPIIESLIAEDAMPGAVTFVARRGHIVQQEAYGHALLYEDDEGNLVDNPIEMQKDTIFDIASLSKIFTTTAAMKLYEQGYFELNDPVSEYIPEFAQNGKEDVTIKQLMTHTSGFKAWVPLYTIGDSREDRLDYVFNYPLDNPPGTTYTYSDLNMITLGAIIERLSGKRLDEFVNDTLLEPLNMTDTMYNPPESLKNRIAATEYQPWTNRGLVWGDVHDENAWSLDGVAGHAGVFSTANDLAILAHMFINDGRYGGKQILQPETIQLLVENQIPQFTGNEHGLGWELAQGWYMDALSEASTIGHTGYTGTSIAVNLNNDTIAILLTNTVHPSRVGVSTNPARRQFARQVADAIPVSVPKGQDAWFSGYGDKLTSSLTAKVDIESDATLTFDTWYRIEQSYDYGLVEISSDGTNWTTAISPLSGSSIDWQSKEVQLPEGTKFIRFHYQTDSSTNGRGWYVTNAKIQDNHGNQTSLQFNNTDQWAKRNY; encoded by the coding sequence ATGCACCGAAAGTTGTTTTTTGCTTCATTGTCTGTGATCCTAACGTCGTCATTGCTAGTAACCACTGCAATTCCAGTAAGTGCATCACCCCCACCTACGATTGAGAAACAAAACAAAAAGAAAGCGCAAGAACGACCCCATCCTGTATTTTCGTGGGGTACACCAGGACCAACCTCACCAGTTTTGCATCCAGGATCTGCTAGAGGTGCAGGAATGATGCAACGCCCGCTAAACGAGATAGATCCGATTATAGAATCACTAATTGCTGAAGACGCCATGCCTGGTGCTGTAACGTTTGTCGCGAGGCGTGGTCATATCGTCCAACAAGAAGCTTATGGTCATGCACTATTGTATGAGGATGATGAAGGTAATCTTGTTGATAATCCGATTGAAATGCAAAAGGATACTATTTTCGATATCGCATCCCTTAGTAAGATTTTTACTACGACAGCTGCTATGAAATTATATGAACAAGGTTACTTTGAATTGAACGATCCAGTTTCCGAGTACATTCCTGAATTTGCTCAAAACGGAAAAGAAGATGTGACCATCAAACAATTGATGACACACACTTCCGGATTCAAGGCATGGGTTCCTCTCTATACTATCGGGGACAGTCGCGAAGATCGGTTGGACTATGTTTTTAACTATCCATTAGATAATCCTCCAGGAACAACGTATACCTACAGTGATTTGAACATGATCACACTAGGTGCAATAATCGAGCGTTTATCAGGTAAACGCCTTGATGAGTTTGTAAATGATACCCTACTAGAGCCACTTAACATGACAGACACCATGTATAACCCACCAGAATCGTTAAAAAATCGAATTGCCGCAACTGAATATCAGCCATGGACCAACCGCGGCCTTGTATGGGGCGATGTACACGATGAAAATGCTTGGTCCCTAGATGGTGTAGCTGGTCATGCTGGTGTTTTTTCAACCGCTAATGATCTAGCTATTCTTGCACATATGTTTATCAACGATGGCCGGTATGGCGGCAAACAAATCCTGCAACCTGAAACCATTCAATTGTTAGTCGAAAATCAAATACCACAATTCACTGGAAATGAACATGGATTAGGATGGGAACTTGCGCAAGGCTGGTATATGGATGCATTATCAGAAGCATCAACCATTGGGCATACTGGTTATACAGGAACATCTATTGCTGTTAATTTAAACAACGATACGATTGCGATTTTGCTTACAAACACTGTTCATCCTAGCCGTGTAGGGGTTTCAACTAATCCTGCTAGACGACAATTTGCACGACAGGTGGCTGATGCTATTCCGGTTTCTGTTCCAAAGGGGCAGGATGCATGGTTTTCGGGTTATGGGGACAAGCTAACTAGTTCTCTTACTGCAAAGGTAGATATCGAATCGGATGCTACGCTCACATTTGATACATGGTATCGAATTGAACAAAGCTATGATTATGGATTGGTGGAGATTTCGTCAGATGGAACGAACTGGACAACTGCTATCTCGCCATTATCAGGCAGTAGTATCGATTGGCAGTCAAAAGAAGTTCAACTCCCTGAGGGCACTAAGTTCATCAGATTCCATTATCAAACAGACTCTTCTACAAATGGCCGAGGATGGTATGTAACAAATGCAAAAATACAAGACAATCATGGCAACCAGACATCGCTTCAATTTAATAACACCGATCAATGGGCAAAACGTAATTACTAA
- a CDS encoding carbohydrate ABC transporter permease, whose product MVQSKGKKVRFLLFCLLPTLLVFGIFTIYPLLNGLYLSFFEWSGAGGEKEFIGFENYMTLFSDPIIPKAIWHDYFLVFAKVFGIMILATYFAVALTQLRLKESPFYRIIFFFPNIMSVVVIGILWTFIFNPDLGLINSGLRAIGLESWTRPWLGDLDWALPALVLPSVWAGIGLFMLLLMGGIANIPKSMYEAADIDGASNWQQFWRITVPLVWPQIKTSILYIVITTLNGSFIIVQIMTRGGPNNATQVMGSYLYQEAFTEYNFGYGATIGVMILILSLATILVLQFLLRRDKVEY is encoded by the coding sequence ATGGTTCAGTCCAAAGGTAAAAAAGTTAGGTTTCTCTTGTTTTGTTTGCTCCCAACCTTGCTAGTATTTGGGATATTTACGATTTATCCTTTACTCAACGGTCTTTATTTATCTTTCTTTGAATGGTCTGGAGCTGGCGGAGAGAAGGAATTTATCGGCTTTGAGAATTACATGACATTATTTAGCGATCCAATCATACCTAAAGCAATATGGCATGATTATTTTTTAGTTTTTGCTAAGGTGTTCGGAATCATGATTTTAGCTACATATTTTGCAGTTGCACTTACACAGCTGAGACTTAAAGAATCGCCTTTTTATCGTATTATTTTCTTTTTCCCGAATATCATGTCTGTTGTTGTTATTGGTATATTATGGACATTTATCTTTAACCCTGATTTAGGTTTAATCAATTCAGGACTAAGAGCTATCGGACTGGAAAGCTGGACGAGGCCATGGTTAGGGGATCTTGATTGGGCGTTACCTGCACTTGTACTGCCATCCGTTTGGGCAGGAATTGGTTTATTTATGCTCTTACTAATGGGTGGAATCGCAAATATTCCTAAGAGTATGTATGAAGCGGCAGACATTGATGGTGCTAGTAACTGGCAACAGTTTTGGCGGATAACGGTTCCACTCGTTTGGCCACAAATTAAGACATCCATTTTGTATATTGTTATTACAACATTAAATGGCTCCTTTATTATCGTACAAATCATGACAAGAGGTGGCCCAAACAATGCCACGCAAGTAATGGGTTCATACCTATACCAAGAAGCATTTACCGAATATAATTTCGGTTACGGAGCTACGATTGGTGTAATGATTTTAATCTTGTCTTTGGCTACAATACTGGTACTACAATTCTTGTTAAGAAGAGATAAGGTTGAATATTAG
- a CDS encoding FecCD family ABC transporter permease translates to MNKPLAYLGSLIILISAWLAGVAIGSVPIPLPVIIGAIVETITPYQTNVDPINISIIVDVRMPRVVLAGLVGASLAIAGASFQGLLQNPLADPYTLGVSSGASVGAVLVLFVGFTLPVFSSFTLPIVSICTAIITLLFVIGFARMLDHTLSIETLILTGIVMGSFLGSVISLMIALTGEELRQIVGWLLGSVAMRGWDYVGLLLPFFVIGVFVLLTQGQELNAMSLGEERARQLGVPTEKRKALILVAASILTGAAVAVSGAIGFVGLVVPHICRRVFTTDHRHLIPLALINGATFLILADLVSRTIIAPAELPIGVITSLIGAPIFAIILYQQRKKGASA, encoded by the coding sequence ATGAATAAACCATTAGCCTATCTAGGGAGCTTGATTATTTTAATAAGTGCATGGCTGGCAGGGGTGGCTATTGGCAGTGTACCTATTCCGCTTCCGGTTATTATCGGGGCAATCGTGGAAACGATAACTCCTTATCAAACAAATGTTGATCCAATCAATATTAGTATTATTGTAGATGTTCGCATGCCACGGGTCGTATTAGCTGGACTCGTGGGTGCGTCACTCGCGATAGCTGGTGCTTCTTTTCAAGGTCTGCTTCAAAACCCTTTAGCAGATCCGTATACATTAGGAGTGTCATCAGGAGCATCTGTCGGGGCAGTATTGGTTCTTTTTGTAGGATTTACTTTGCCGGTTTTCTCCTCTTTCACACTACCTATTGTTAGTATTTGTACGGCTATTATCACGTTGCTGTTCGTTATTGGATTTGCACGTATGCTTGATCACACCCTTTCAATTGAGACGCTTATACTGACAGGGATTGTGATGGGGTCTTTTCTGGGTTCTGTTATTTCCCTTATGATTGCATTAACTGGTGAAGAGCTCAGGCAAATTGTCGGTTGGCTTCTTGGAAGTGTGGCGATGCGAGGATGGGATTATGTAGGATTACTCCTCCCTTTTTTTGTAATTGGTGTGTTTGTCCTATTGACTCAGGGACAGGAATTAAACGCCATGTCTCTAGGTGAGGAACGGGCAAGGCAGCTCGGTGTACCTACGGAAAAAAGAAAAGCGTTGATTTTAGTCGCAGCCTCTATCTTAACTGGTGCTGCGGTTGCGGTGTCAGGGGCAATCGGTTTTGTCGGGTTAGTCGTTCCCCATATTTGCAGGAGAGTTTTTACTACGGATCATAGGCATCTCATCCCACTAGCATTAATTAACGGTGCGACTTTCTTAATATTGGCGGATCTTGTTTCCAGAACAATTATTGCTCCTGCCGAATTACCTATTGGTGTAATCACTTCGCTCATAGGTGCGCCAATTTTTGCTATCATTTTATATCAGCAAAGGAAAAAAGGAGCGAGTGCATGA
- a CDS encoding Vps53-like N-terminal domain-containing protein, giving the protein MTEVTMNDLFVAIKDLSGDIGGIKTEIKDVKTTVNSIEKRVTNLETGMQEIRNEIQEVKADMREMKAELKHDIKKLGIKYKHLTQDVMDVRADMAELQEGTN; this is encoded by the coding sequence TTGACTGAAGTTACTATGAATGATTTATTTGTTGCTATAAAGGATTTGTCAGGGGATATCGGCGGTATAAAAACAGAGATAAAAGACGTTAAAACAACCGTTAATAGTATAGAAAAGAGAGTTACTAATCTAGAAACAGGAATGCAAGAAATAAGAAATGAAATACAAGAAGTAAAAGCAGATATGCGAGAAATGAAAGCTGAGTTAAAACATGACATTAAAAAACTGGGTATAAAGTATAAGCACTTAACACAAGATGTGATGGATGTAAGAGCAGATATGGCTGAGTTGCAAGAAGGGACCAATTAA
- a CDS encoding carbon storage regulator produces MALTLRRNPGEKLYIIDPNGNEIEIEIVKGDRNKPEDYMRLRVNAPKDYKVLRGELYDGFVNNSL; encoded by the coding sequence TTGGCCTTAACGTTAAGGAGAAATCCTGGAGAAAAGCTCTATATCATTGATCCAAATGGCAACGAGATTGAAATTGAGATCGTCAAAGGCGATCGCAATAAGCCAGAGGATTACATGCGATTACGGGTGAACGCTCCAAAAGATTACAAGGTTCTCAGAGGAGAACTGTACGATGGTTTTGTTAATAACTCTTTATAA
- a CDS encoding glycoside hydrolase family 3 protein — translation MKTSKRIPLVLLVILTMLGSQLTFASNHSFAAEKDQVKDLVLLQNVPEAATEVKDKKVTLQALNLYEDGHFTKTSEDLDWDSSNENVATVDENGVVTFTGQNGRSFITVSTDSFEDRIAVDFKVDKSNKKGKPTSSGKVVKQKGDKYNIISNAIDGMTMKEKVGQLLMPDFRNWNGENVTEMLPEIEQMVKDYHLGGVILFRENVVTTEQTAKLVADYQEASEKYGLLMTIDQEGGIVTRLQSGTDMPGNMALGATRSTEISHDVGQAIGEELKALGINMNLAPVLDVNNNPDNPVIGVRSFGESPQLVAELGIAYTKGLQSTGVAATAKHFPGHGDTAVDSHLGLPEVPYDLERLREVELYPFQRAMEAGIDAIMTAHVTFPKIDDTKVISKKDGTEISLPATLSHKVLTGLMREDMGFEGLIITDALNMGAIQDHFGSVDAAIRAVKAGSDIVLMPVGLEEVANGLYDAVESGEISEERIEASVERILTLKIKRGIIKEENPTPISEIIENANEVVGSEAHKQVEKEAAEQSITLVKNDDVLPLDVTTDQKIVVVGNAYVSSLYDAVKVFHANTEVIRASGPLSDEQLSIVQAADKIIVGTYTYNVSGRSVDSSQMQMVNQVIESTESPVIGVGIRNPYDIMAFPTIDSYIAQYGFREASFDATAATIFEENTPTGLLPVTIPGLNGDVLYEFGHGLSY, via the coding sequence ATGAAAACGTCTAAACGAATACCGTTAGTTTTGCTTGTCATTCTTACCATGCTTGGTAGCCAACTTACTTTCGCTTCCAATCACAGTTTTGCGGCAGAAAAGGATCAGGTCAAGGATCTAGTCTTGTTACAGAACGTTCCTGAAGCCGCGACCGAAGTGAAGGATAAAAAAGTTACTTTACAGGCTCTTAATCTTTATGAGGATGGGCATTTTACCAAAACATCTGAAGATCTAGATTGGGATTCATCCAATGAAAATGTTGCGACTGTTGATGAAAACGGTGTTGTTACATTTACTGGCCAAAATGGGCGGTCCTTCATTACCGTTTCAACTGACAGTTTTGAGGATCGAATAGCCGTCGATTTTAAAGTCGACAAATCGAACAAGAAAGGCAAGCCAACTTCAAGCGGTAAAGTTGTGAAACAAAAGGGTGATAAGTATAACATCATCTCAAACGCTATTGATGGAATGACGATGAAAGAAAAAGTCGGTCAACTATTAATGCCAGACTTTCGCAACTGGAACGGCGAGAACGTAACAGAAATGTTGCCCGAAATCGAACAAATGGTCAAAGATTACCATCTTGGTGGCGTTATTCTTTTCAGAGAAAATGTTGTAACAACTGAGCAAACAGCAAAACTAGTTGCTGATTACCAAGAAGCCTCTGAAAAATATGGATTACTCATGACCATTGATCAGGAAGGTGGAATCGTTACTCGCCTACAATCTGGAACTGACATGCCAGGTAACATGGCGCTAGGGGCTACCAGGTCAACAGAAATTTCGCACGATGTTGGACAGGCTATTGGTGAAGAATTAAAAGCACTCGGAATAAACATGAACCTTGCGCCAGTACTTGATGTCAATAACAATCCAGATAACCCAGTAATTGGCGTTCGCTCATTTGGTGAATCCCCTCAACTTGTTGCGGAACTCGGAATTGCTTATACAAAAGGATTACAAAGTACTGGTGTTGCTGCAACCGCAAAGCATTTTCCTGGACACGGTGATACAGCAGTTGATTCCCATCTTGGATTGCCAGAGGTCCCTTATGATCTAGAGCGATTAAGGGAAGTTGAACTTTATCCATTTCAACGAGCGATGGAAGCTGGAATAGATGCAATCATGACAGCACATGTGACATTCCCAAAAATCGATGATACAAAGGTTATTTCAAAAAAAGATGGAACAGAAATCTCGTTACCAGCTACACTTTCTCATAAGGTACTTACTGGGCTTATGCGTGAGGACATGGGATTTGAAGGTTTGATCATTACGGATGCATTAAACATGGGTGCAATCCAAGATCACTTTGGTTCCGTTGACGCTGCAATCAGAGCGGTGAAAGCTGGATCGGACATCGTATTGATGCCTGTTGGCTTAGAAGAAGTTGCTAACGGTTTGTATGATGCTGTTGAATCGGGAGAAATCTCTGAAGAACGAATCGAAGCATCTGTCGAACGAATTTTAACACTAAAAATCAAGCGAGGAATAATTAAGGAAGAAAACCCTACTCCAATCAGCGAAATAATAGAGAATGCTAATGAAGTAGTCGGATCTGAAGCACATAAACAAGTAGAAAAAGAAGCGGCTGAGCAATCTATCACACTTGTGAAAAACGATGATGTATTGCCGTTAGACGTGACAACTGATCAAAAGATTGTTGTGGTCGGTAATGCTTATGTTTCTTCACTATACGATGCTGTCAAGGTGTTTCATGCAAATACAGAGGTCATCAGAGCAAGTGGCCCTTTATCAGATGAACAATTAAGCATCGTACAAGCTGCAGACAAAATTATCGTTGGAACCTACACGTACAATGTGAGCGGTAGATCTGTTGATAGCTCACAAATGCAAATGGTCAATCAAGTTATCGAAAGCACCGAATCGCCTGTAATTGGAGTAGGCATTCGAAATCCATACGACATTATGGCTTTTCCAACAATTGATTCCTACATTGCACAATACGGATTTAGAGAAGCTAGCTTTGATGCTACAGCTGCAACGATATTTGAGGAAAATACACCAACTGGATTACTACCTGTCACCATACCCGGTTTAAATGGTGATGTGCTATACGAATTTGGTCACGGACTATCTTATTAA
- a CDS encoding ABC transporter substrate-binding protein: protein MKHLSNYIFMLLMAIGLLVGCGDNEESSQPKADKNEESTSTEETQDQATAYPLTVEDSAGNEVVLEEDPAKIVTLIPSNTEVVFALGAGEQVVGVSDHDNYPEQVKEIDKVGGMQINTEKVLSLKPDLVLAHGSSAHNSQAALDQITSAGIPVYIVKNASDFKSVYETIHSIGKLVDEQNEAESIVSGMKDKLATIKEKATEIKDPKSVFVEVSPMPEIYTTGTGTFMNQMLKAINAKNAAADLEGWVKMNEEAVISLQPDVVITTYGYYTENSVAQVLNREGWEQVPAIENKQVFDVHSDIVSRSGPRLIEGVEQLAETIYPETFGDE from the coding sequence TTGAAACATTTATCAAATTACATATTTATGTTACTTATGGCGATTGGACTGTTAGTTGGTTGCGGAGACAATGAAGAATCAAGTCAACCTAAAGCAGACAAGAATGAAGAAAGTACAAGTACAGAAGAGACACAAGACCAAGCTACTGCATATCCACTGACCGTGGAGGACTCAGCAGGAAATGAAGTTGTACTTGAAGAAGATCCTGCGAAAATTGTTACGCTTATTCCTAGTAATACAGAAGTTGTCTTTGCTCTTGGTGCAGGTGAGCAGGTTGTCGGGGTATCTGATCATGACAACTACCCTGAGCAAGTGAAAGAGATTGATAAGGTTGGTGGGATGCAAATTAATACGGAAAAAGTCCTTTCCTTAAAGCCTGATCTCGTTCTTGCTCACGGTTCAAGTGCCCATAATTCACAAGCAGCACTTGATCAAATTACTAGTGCAGGGATTCCAGTCTATATTGTTAAGAACGCTTCTGATTTTAAAAGTGTTTATGAAACGATTCATTCGATTGGTAAATTGGTAGATGAGCAGAATGAAGCTGAGAGTATCGTGTCAGGGATGAAGGACAAGCTTGCAACGATTAAGGAAAAGGCAACTGAGATAAAGGATCCAAAAAGTGTGTTTGTTGAAGTATCTCCGATGCCGGAAATTTATACGACTGGAACGGGTACATTTATGAACCAAATGCTAAAAGCGATTAATGCCAAGAATGCGGCTGCAGATCTTGAAGGTTGGGTGAAGATGAATGAAGAGGCCGTCATTAGTTTACAACCAGATGTTGTTATTACAACGTATGGCTATTATACAGAAAACTCAGTAGCCCAAGTGCTTAATCGAGAAGGATGGGAACAAGTACCTGCAATTGAAAATAAACAGGTATTTGACGTTCACTCTGATATTGTCTCTCGGTCTGGTCCTCGATTAATTGAAGGTGTAGAACAATTGGCAGAAACGATTTATCCGGAAACGTTCGGTGATGAATAA